The Cucumis melo cultivar AY chromosome 9, USDA_Cmelo_AY_1.0, whole genome shotgun sequence genome includes the window tattttcaaattttgttagAGGTGagtaaaattttgtaaattcaAGGACTAAgatttgcaaaagaaaaaaaaaacggaaaaggaaaaaaaaaaaagagaaaagaatcaATTAAACTAAACCATATCATTCTCTTTAAGTGACTCAACTAAACATGGATTAACTAGACATGGATTAcataattaaacaaataaagaCTTTTGAACATAGCACTTTCTATGATTTCAATTCCATTACTAGCTCCaacttcattttttaatttgttcacactatatatgatattatttttatgatcaagaataaaatatagtatatatatatatatatatatatatttgtgttaACTAAAGTCGTATATTCTTGATAATTTAGAAGTGTGAGGATTATAtgcttaaattaattaattaattaaataaataatttaatattcGAGTTAATTATATGTTGTGTATACTTTTATCATTTTCAAAGTGGGTATTACTATATTCTCACGTCAAATATGGAGAACTTTTTTTCACATAATTATCTTGATCACTTTAATATAGGCAAAGGAAGCACccaagaaattaaataaagtgAAGCCCTAATTAGATCATTACTCTTTTGAAGGCCATCCTAAAGATAAGATTTGTCAACAACCCAATATGACATATCGTCTCTTTTGATCAAACCAATATAATCCATCACAAAAATTTACTTTTTGGtctttaagtttttttttcccctttaagcaaaaaatttaattagTCTCATAACAGTTTAGTTATTCAACTTTACTAACTACTAAATAACAATTGTAATTTACAATTTATTGGTTTAATGAGAAAAGTTTTCTTTTATTACGTAATGGGTACTTAGTCATTATAGTtcataaaataaatttgattcctAGCTAATCAATTTTCAAAGAGGTAAAGAACATGGACTAATTAAATTGAAGTCTATTTTTACTTATGAAAAACCAGAGACTagattattatatatttgaaagCTTGGATACTAAATTATTGTATATTCGAAGTTAAATGAACTAAATCATTCTAGTTAAGGACTAAGTGGTTACTTTTATGAAAAAATTGAACCACAAATGGAAATTAGCCAAAATTAAACGTCAATCCACACTCTCTCTCAATAAAGACCCCAAAAATATTATATTCTCTCTTTGAAACCAATCATTCCCACTAGCATTATATTATTGATATATCCAAATTTAATTTCAAGGCAGCATCTGAATGTGCTTGGAATACAAGCACTTTGGTATTTTTGCATAGTCAATAGCACTAATTCTTGAGACGTCTATAAAAGCTGAAGAGAATATGGAACAATAATAAAGCACCCTCATAGCCTCTAGTTATACTTCAAAAGAGAGTACTACATATGCATACATATATTTTCATAACAACTCTCTCCTTGTAGCTAGCTACCTTGTAGTACTCTCCATGGCGGTTGAGATTGCGAAGGAGTCATTCGACGTTAATCAAACTATTGTCAAAGACAGCAAAGAATACGACAACAACCCGCAATGGAAGAGGCTTCAACCATGGACGAAGCAAATAACAGTTAGAGGAGTAATAGCGAGTGCCATTATTGGGAGCCTCTATAGTATCATAACCATGAAACTAAACCTTACTATTGGGCTCGTCCCAAATCTCAACGTCTCTGCTGCTCTTCTTGCGTTCGTCTTTGTTCGAGTGTGGACTAAAATCCTTCAAAAAGTTGGGTTTGTAACCAAACCCTTCACTCGTCAAGAGAACACTATGATTCAGACATGTGCGGTTGCTTGTTACAGTATCGCAGTTGGAGGTAATTGCGTTAGAAAGTCATTCTAAACATATACCAAGTGCCGGTGATCTACTAACATCTCttgttattttctattttattctcattttttatccttattttcttcaaaaataaaaataaagaacatGCATGTTTGTCAGTTTATTTTTAtactgattttttttaaaaatatgattACGAGATGAatccaaataaaaataatgcAAAGTCCATCGAAAAATGCAGGTGGATTTGGTTCGTATCTGTTGGGAATGAGCAGAAAGATATATGAATTATCAGGAGTAAACACTGAAGCAAATTCTTCATACAGTGTGAAAGAGCCTGCACTGGGATGGATGACTGCATTTCTCTTCGTTGTTTGCTTCGTGGGTCTTTTTGTTTTGATTCCTCTTAGGAaggtatttttatttttattcttttacaaTTTCGAAccacccaaaaaaaaaaaaaagaagagaattttaattaaatatgaactTTTATAGTGTTCTAGATCTTTAATAATAATTGCTTAAGGTATATTCCTCAACTAAGAAGTAGTTaattaaagatatatatatatatatgtgtgtgtgtgtgtgtcttTTAACCTTTGTATCACTCAGATATGTATatgtaaattaaattttgatgaCATTTTTGTcagaaaaaaacaataaattgtTAAATTTTAAAACGGTGTTCAATAGAAAAGAGATGTAAGGATAGAATAGAATAGAGAATAGAATAGAATAAATACAAAATCTTGATTAGAGGTGGCAGATATGTTAGGTAAGATATTTGTAAAattgtaaattaaattattataaatagaatatatatacatacatatatatatatatataatttagtgGTTGGTGGTGCATAGGTTATGATAGTGGACCTGCAATTGACATTTCCAAGTGGCATGGCAACAGCAGTTATGATCAATGGATTCCACAATCAGGGTGATGAGATGGCAAAGTACAATATTTTCATTACATCTcaaattgatttaatttaaacttttttttttgtttaatttgttatAAGATATATGTGGGGATCAAAGTGTTGCATGCTAATGGTAGTATTACTTAAATTTTGTGATCACAGGAAGCAAGTAAGGGGGTTTATGAAGTACTTCTCATTCAGCTTTTTTTGGGCTTTATTCAAGTGGTTCTTTTCTGGCAAACAAATGTGTGGTTTCTCTCAATTCCCCACTTTTGGACTCAAAGCTTGGAAGCAGACGTATGATCCCAAACTTAAATCTCCaaagaattattataattaacACAAACAATTACAACTTAGAAAAagtataatattttgaaattttgttgttGATAAGTGAAATTGATGAAATTTTGGCAGATTCTACTTCGATTTTGATTCGACTTTTGTGGGAGCAGGGATGATTTGTTCCCACCTAGTTAACTTGTCATTACTTCTAGGAGCCGTCCTATCTTATGGCTTAATGTGGCCTCTTCTTGATCTACTCAAAGGGAATTGTTTGGATGAAAATGACATGAAAAGTTTATATGGATATAAGGTTTGATCTTCTTCCTCTCGAGTTGGGTTGACATGAACTtcttcttatcttttaaaacatatatatatatatatatatgaatatatatacgATAAATTATTTGTGGTCTTTGTTGTCATCAACTTTTCAGGTGTTTTTATCCGTTGCTCTGATTCTGGGGGATGGACTTTACAACTTCGTCAAGATTATTGCTACAACCATCATCAATATATACAAAGTCAAGAAAGCAAAAAAAGGTTCATCCTTTATAACATATTcttctttaaaactagaaagATAAATCTATGATCATATCTGTCGTTGTTTCAACAGGTTTAGAACACAATGATGAGAAACCAACTATAGATAAAAATCAAGATGAAATCTTCTTGAGAGAAAACATCCCTTTATGGGTGGGAGTCATTGGCTACATAATCTTGGCAACACTATCCGCCATTGTTGTCCCACAAATGTTCCCTCAGCTCAAATGGTACTTCGTTATCGTCGCCTACATCCTCGCCCCTTCCCTTGCCTTCTGCAATGCTTATGGCGCTGGTCTCACCGACATCAACATGGCCTTCAACTATGGCAAAATCGCTCTCT containing:
- the LOC103503138 gene encoding metal-nicotianamine transporter YSL1-like translates to MAVEIAKESFDVNQTIVKDSKEYDNNPQWKRLQPWTKQITVRGVIASAIIGSLYSIITMKLNLTIGLVPNLNVSAALLAFVFVRVWTKILQKVGFVTKPFTRQENTMIQTCAVACYSIAVGGGFGSYLLGMSRKIYELSGVNTEANSSYSVKEPALGWMTAFLFVVCFVGLFVLIPLRKVMIVDLQLTFPSGMATAVMINGFHNQGDEMAKKQVRGFMKYFSFSFFWALFKWFFSGKQMCGFSQFPTFGLKAWKQTFYFDFDSTFVGAGMICSHLVNLSLLLGAVLSYGLMWPLLDLLKGNCLDENDMKSLYGYKVFLSVALILGDGLYNFVKIIATTIINIYKVKKAKKGLEHNDEKPTIDKNQDEIFLRENIPLWVGVIGYIILATLSAIVVPQMFPQLKWYFVIVAYILAPSLAFCNAYGAGLTDINMAFNYGKIALFILAAISPKHDALIAGLAGCGLITSVVSVGCTLMQDFKTAHLTYTSPRAMFVSQVIGTTIGCIMAPLSFFLFYNAFDVGNPKGEFKSPYALIYRNMAILGVEGVSALPEHCLQMCYGFFGFAIGVNIVKDFVGGRIGKLMPIPMVMAVPFLVGGFFTIDMCLGSLIVFIWGKMNKKKAELMLPAIASGLICGEGLWAIPSSFLGLVKINPPICMKFVPS